In Nisaea acidiphila, the DNA window GAGAAAAAGGACAAGCCGGATCCACTGAAGGACGTGCTCGCGAAGCTGAATGCGCCGGCGCGGAGCCGCTCCGACAAGGCTTTCGACCCGGAGAGCCAGGTTTCGATCAGCGAGATCGACGCTGTGCGCCGTCAGATCGCTCAGTGCTGGAACGTACCGGCTGGCGCGAAGGATGCTGAGGACCTCTATATCGAGATCGCGCTGCAGATGCGTGCCGACGGCACCGTGCGCGATGCCCGCATCGTCGATCAGGGACGGCTGTCGCGCGACACCTTCTTCCGCACCGCCGCCGAGAGTGCGCGGCGCGCCGTTCTGAGCTGCGGCAAGCTTCCGCTGCCGCCGGAGAAATACGAGTCATGGAAGAACATCACCATGACCTTCAACCCGAGGGATCTGCTGTGAAGATCCGCGATCACGACCGACTTGAGAGGCCGATCATGAGGTTCGCTGGACCGTCCCGCGTCATCGAGTTCACCCGTACTGCCCTGTTCTGGCATCTGTTGCTCCCCGCTCTGTTGGCCGCGCTCTTCTTCGCCGGCACGGCGCGCGCGGAGCTCAGGATCGACATCACGCAGGGTAAGGTGGATCCGCTGCCCGTCGCGATCGCCGATTTCGGCGGCAATAACGGAGAGAGCGCGCAGATCGGCCGTGATATCGCCGCAGTGATCGCCGCCAATCTCGAACGCTCCGGGCTGTTTGCGCCGATCAGCAAATCCGCCTTCATCCAGCAGAACGTCTCGCTGAGCGCCCTGCCGCGCTTCGGCGACTGGCGGATCATCAACGCGCAGGCGCTGGTGCATGGCGCGGTCAGTTTCGAGTCCAGCGGGGCGATCAAGGTTGAATTCCGCCTCTGGGACGTCTTCGCAGAGCAGCAGATGGTCGCAAACGCCTATACGACGGTGCCCGCGAACTGGCGCCGCGTCGCCCATATCATTTCCGACGCGATCTATCAGCGGATGACCGGGGAGAGCGGATATTTCGACACCCGCATCGTCTATATCGCGGAAAGCGGCCCGCCGGACCGGCGAAACAAGCGGCTGGCAATCATGGATCAGGACGGCGCCAACCACCGGTTCCTGACCGACGGCAGCGATTTGGTGCTGACCCCGCGCTTCTCGCCGACCCTGCAGGAGATCACTTATCTCGCCTATTACAACGATCAGCCGCGGGTCTATATCTTCAATATCGAGACCGGCCAGCAGGAAGTGCTGGGCGATTTCCCGGGCATGACCTTCGCGCCGCGTTTCTCGCCGGACGGGAATCGGGTGATTATGAGCCTTGCCCGTGACGGCATCACCGATATCTACACGATGGATCTCGCGACCCGGCGGGTCCGGCGGCTGACCAACAGCCCGTCGATCGATACCTCGCCGACCTACTCTCCCGACGGCGCGCAGATCACCTTCAACTCGGACCGGGGCGGCAGCCAGCAGATCTATGTCATGGATGCGAACGGCGAGAACGTCCGGCGGATCAGCTTCGGCAAGGGGCGCTACGCGACGCCGGTCTGGTCTCCCCGCGGAGATTTGATCGCCTTCACGAAGATCACTGGCGGACAATTTTATATCGGGGTCATGCGGCCAGACGGAACCGGCGAGCGTCTGCTCTCCCAAGGCTATCTTGTGGAGGCGCCAACCTGGGCTCCAAACGGCCGAGTATTGATATATTTCAAGCAGTTCCCGTCCGATTCATCCGGGAGAGGTGGCAAGACCAAGCTCTATTCCATTGACCTTACTGGGTATAACGAGCGTGAAATCGTCACACCCGTGGATGCCTCCGATCCGGCGTGGTCTCCCTTGATTCCCTAATCGCGTGCAAATATATTTCGCGCGATCGAGCAAATCCGGAAACGAGCGGGTATCCCAATCCACTGAAATCTGTTAGAGAACACAAAGGATTGGCGCGTCCGGCTATCGAGTCTAAGGGGCACGACCGTTAACTTGGATTGAAGGCTCACTTCCGTGGGGGTGTATCAGAATGGCTAAGAAGTTTCTTTCAATCGTAGCTGCGGCTCTGCTCGTTGCTGCGTGTTCGACCGACCAGGAGACTGCTTCCCAGTCGGGCGGCGCAGGATCGACAGTTCCGGCTGCGAACCAGCCCACCTCTTCGGCGTCCGGCGGCGCGGTTACGGCCGCTCCGGGTTCGCGTGAAGAGTTCGTCGCGGAAGTTGGCGACCGGGTCTTCTTCGGTTTCGACAAGTACGACCTCACCGCTGAGGCGCGTACAACGCTTGAGCGTCAGGCTTTCTGGCTGCGCAAGTATCCGAGCACGACGGTCACCGTCGAGGGTCACTGCGACGAGCGCGGAACCCGTGAATACAACCTCGCCCTTGGCGAGCGGCGCGCGTCAGCCGTGAAGGATTATCTGGTGGCGCTCGGCATCGACGCTGGCCGGATCGCGACCATCAGCTACGGCAAGGAGCGCCCGGTCGCGTTCGGCAGCAACGAGGAGGCTTGGGCCCAGAACCGCCGTGGTGTGAGCACCATCAACTAAGGTTCTGACCAGAATCTAATAAGACCGCGCCGGTCTGGGCATCCAGGCCGGCGCGTTGTCGTTGTGGAGTCGGGTTTCTCGGGATGAGGAATTTCTGTGGGTATTGCCGGGGCGGTGCCATATTCCTGCTCGAATGGTCGGTGACGATAGGCTTTCGCGGTGAAGAAAGGCCGGGAGTTCGGAAGATGATCAGGCGTTTTGGAATGCGCGGCGTGTGCCTGGCCGGAGCGGTTTTCGTGCTGGCCGCATCCGTGGCAGCGCCCGTGGCGGCGCAGGACGTACAGAACCTGCTGAACCGCCTCGACCGGATGGAGCGCGACATGCAGGACCTGCAGCGCCAGCTCTATCGCGGCGGCGGGAGCGGTATCACAGCGACGCCGGTTACTCCTGCGCCGATCACCGGCGGCAATTCCGGTTCGTCCGTCTCCGCCGGCCTGCAGCAGGGCGGTACCCTGGACTCCAGCTATGCGGCCAGAGTTGAGGTCCGCCTTCAGCAGCTTGAGACCCTTATCCGGACCCTTACCGGCAAGATCGAGGAGGTCGAGTTCCAGGTCGAGCAGAACTCCGGTCGTCTGGATCGTCTGGTGCGCGACATCGATTTCCGGCTGCAGACCTTGGAACAGGGCGGCTTGCCCGCCGGTGCCGAGGCAGCAGGAGGCACGGCGGCACAAGGCGCGCCGGCGCCAGCAGAAACCCCGGTTCCAGGTCAGGGACAGGGTGTTTTCGGCTATCTGAAGGAATCGGAAATCAAGTCTCTAGAGGATGAGCCGACTCCGGCGGCCGGCGTTGCACCGGAGCCCGCCGAGGCACCGGAGACGGTCGCAAGTGCGCCCGCGAACGGCGGAATTCTGCCGGATGGCACGCCCGAAGAGCAGTACAAGCATGCTTTCGCGTATTTGCAGAAACAGGATTTCAACGCTGCCGAACAGGCGCTCAGCCTGTTCCTGGAACGGCATCCGAAGAATCCGCTCGCCGGCAACGCAATCTACTGGCTGGGCGAGACATATTATGTCCGGAAAGATTTTGCGCGGGCGGCCAAGACCTTCGCGACCGGATATACCGAGTATCCGGGGAGTTCCAAGACCGCGGACAACCTTTTGAAACTGGGATTTTCGCTTGCCCGGATGGATCGCAAGGACGATGCCTGCGTGACTTTCGACAAGCTGCTGACCGACTTCCCAAATGCGTCGAGCAACATCAAGCGCCGGGTGGATGCGGAACGCCAGCGCATCGGCTGCTAATCCGGCCCCCGGGGAACGGGAGGCCGTACTGAGCGCATTCGGGCCGATCTCCGATACCGAATTCAGCGATCTCCTCGCTGAGGCCGACCCCGACCTCGCCGGTATGCCGCCGTCACTTTTCCTTGCCGGCGTCTCCGGCGGTGCGGACAGCACGGCGCTCAGTTTTCTGCTGTCCCGGTGGTGCCGGGCAAGAGGGCACGCGTTCCGCGCGATCATTGTCGATCATGGACTGAGGTCGGAGGCGGCCGAGGAGGCTGGACGCGTTGCGGCGCGTCTCGGTGTCGTCGGCATCTGTGCCGAAATTCTCCGCTGGACGGGGCCTAAACCGGGGAGCGGTATTCAGGCAGCGGCGAGAGCGGCGCGGTTCGGCCTCATGATCGAACGGGCGGTCGAACTCGGCGCGTCGGCCTTGTTCCTCGCCCATCACCTTCAGGATCAGGCAGAGACCATGGTCATGCGTCTCGGTCGGGAGAGCGGTGCCGATGGTCTCGCGGGAATCCGGCCGCGTCAAATGCGCGCGGGAGTTCGGGTCATGCGTCCGTTGCTGCCCGTGTCGCCGGAAAGGCTGCGGCTCACATGCCTCGCCGGCGGTTTGTCGTGGGTGGAGGATCCGAGCAACCGGGACCGGCGCTTCGAGCGGATCCGCATTCGCGAAGAGCAGGACGGATTGGAAGCGGTGGGCCTCGGCGCCGGGAGGCTTTCTCGCATGGCGCAAATCTTTTCCCGGCTTCGGGACTGGAGCGACGACAGGCTCGCCGGCTTCCTGACGGACCACGCGGTGCTGGATCGGCGCGGATTTGCAAGGCTCAATGCGGAGGCGGTCGCCGGATTGCCGCGTCCGCTTCGCCTGAAACTGGCGAGCGGCCTGCTGCAATCCATCGGCGGCGGCGCCTACCCGCCGCGCCGGGAGAGTCTGGAACGGCTCGATGTTTGGGTGACGGAGGGGCGCCGCCGCCGGGTGACGTTGGGCGGCTGTCTCATTTGGCGGTCCGGTGCCGGCGAGATCTGGATCGCGCGTGAGGTGCCGCGGAAGCCGCGTCCGGAAGTGCTGAGGGCGCGCGGCGGATTGCGCTGGGACGGCCGTTTCGACGTAACCTGGCAAGGCGATCGACCTGCCTGGGTACATATGCTGACCCGGGACGGGGAACGCCGTCTGCGCCGTTTGATCACTCCGGCTGGGCTGGAAATAGGGCTGCCGCAGAGCGTCCGCTGTTCCCTCCCGGTGGTGACCGACCTTGACGGACGCCTCTTTGCCCCCCACTTTTGCGAAACATGGACAGGGGCGCCGCGCTCGAACGACGGCAGCCTCCAAGTAGAATTTCGTCCCGCCGTGCCCTGGGTCGCTCAGGCGTACCGGTCCGGCAGGGATGACAGGGTCGGGGTGAGAGACTAAGAATGGGCCTCCGGCTAAATATGAACCCTACCGAGGCACGATCAGCGTGAACAATTTCGGCAAGAATCTCGCACTCTGGATGATCGTCGGCGTCCTGCTCGTGGCGCTGTTCAATCTGTTTAACAGCTCGAACAAGACCGGCAATTACCCGAACTTCGCGTTCTCCGATTTCCTCGGTGCCGTCGAACAGGGCCGCGTCACCGACGTGATGATCCAGGGCAATACGATCAAGGGCCACTTCAACGACGGCCGGAACTTTGCCACTTATGCGCCGAGCGATCCGGGCCTTGTGGACCGGCTGCGCGAAGGCGGTGTCCGGATTTCCGCCGCGCCGCCGGAAGAGGGTATGTCCGGCCTGCTCGGCATCCTCATCTCCTGGTTCCCGATGCTGCTTTTCATCGGCGTCTGGATCTTTTTCATGCGCCAGATGCAGGGCGGCGGCGGCAAGGCCATGGGCTTCGGCAAGAGCCGGGCCCGTCTGCTGACCGAGAAGGTCGGCCGCGTGACCTTCGACGATGTCGCCGGCATCGACGAGGCGAAGACCGAGCTCGAGGAGATCGTCGAGTTCCTGAAGGATCCGCAGCGCTTCCAGCGCCTCGGCGGCAAGATCCCGAAGGGCTGTCTTCTCGTCGGCCCTCCGGGCACCGGTAAGACGCTGCTCGCCCGCGCCATCGCCGGCGAGGCAAACGTGCCTTTCTTCACGATTTCCGGTTCCGACTTCGTCGAGATGTTCGTCGGCGTCGGCGCGAGCCGTGTGCGCGACATGTTCGAGCAGGGTAAGAAGAACGCGCCCTGCATCATCTTCATCGACGAAATCGACGCGGTCGGCCGTCATCGCGGTGCCGGTCTCGGCGGCGGTAACGACGAGCGCGAGCAGACCCTGAACCAGCTGCTGGTCGAAATGGACGGCTTCGAGGCGAACGAGGGCGTGATCCTGATCGCCGCGACCAACCGACCGGACGTGCTCGACCCGGCGCTGCTGCGTCCCGGCCGCTTCGACCGTCAGGTCGTGGTGCCGAACCCGGATATTCTCGGCCGTGAGCGCATCCTGAAGGTGCATATGCGGAAGGTTCCGCTGGGGCCGGACGTCGATGCCAAGGTCATCGCGCGCGGCACCCCGGGCTTCTCCGGTGCCGATCTCGCCAACCTCGTGAACGAGGCTGCCCTGCTCGCCGCCCGCAAAGGCAAGCGTGTGGTCGGCATGGCCGAGTTCGAGGAAGCCAAGGACAAGGTCATGATGGGCTCGGAGCGCCGCTCCATGGTCATGACCGACGAGGAAAAGGCGCTGACCGCCTATCACGAGGCCGGTCACGCCGTGGTCGCGCTGCACTGCCCGGACAGCGACCCGATCCACAAGGCCACCATTATCCCGCGCGGCCGTGCGCTTGGCATGGTCATGCGCCTGCCGGAAGGTGACCGGATCTCTCTCTCCCGCGCCAAGCTCTATGCCGACCTGCGCGTCGCCTGCGGCGGCCGTCTGGCGGAAGAGATTATTTTCGGCGAGGACCGGGTTACCACCGGTGCTTCTTCGGACATCCGCATGGTCTCCGACATGGCGCGACGCATGGTCACCGAATGGGGGCTCAGCGACAAACTCGGGTTCCTTGCCTATTCGCAGGATCAGCAGGAGGTCTTCCTGGGGCATTCCGTGACCCAGCAGAAGAATGTTTCCGACGCGACCGCCAAGGTGATCGACGAGGAAATCCGCCGGATCGTCGACGAGGCATATTCCGACGCGCGCCGGATCCTGACCGAGAACCACGACGAGCTGGAAACTCTCGCCAAGGGCTTGCTTGAGTACGAGACCCTTTCCGGCGACGAGATCCGTGCGCTTCTGGCGGGCGAGAGCCTGCACAAGGAGAACAAGGAAGACGGGCCGAAGCCTGGCGCCGGACGCCGCTCGTCCGTGCCGACCGGCGGCGCCGAGGGTACCGGCAAGACCGGTGGTGGCATGGAGCCCGATCCCCAGCCCGGCGAATAAGTCCATGGTCCAGATCATTCGAGAGGCCGCGCTTCGGCGCGGCCTTTTGCCGTCCGGCGCCCGCATTCGTCTTCGCCCTGAAGGGATCCTCTGGGGCGAGAGCGCGGCGCGCCTTATCGGGGCCGGAGCAGCACGACCACTGGCCGGGGGGCCCGGCGCATTCACATCGGTTGAACTGATTGCCCGTTCCGATGAGGCCATTCATCTGATAGGGCCTGTGCCTGTGGCGGATGCGGAAGACTGGGCAGAGGAAGAAGGTTTCGGGGACGTTGTTGTTCAGGAACTTGCGGCCCTGATCGCCTTTCGTCCGGCACTTTGCGGTCTGCCGCAGGACCGTCCGCTGGTCATGGGGATCGTGAACGTCACGCCGGACAGCTTTTCCGACGGCGGCGATTTCGCGGACCGGGACGTGGCCGTGGATCATGCCTTCGAGCTGCTGATGCAGGGGGCCGACATCCTGGATATCGGTGGAGAGTCCACCCGACCCGGCGCCGACCCGGTGCCGGTCGCCGAGGAGCTTCGCCGCGTCGTGCCGGTGATCGAGGGCATCCGCAGCCGGGCCGGGGCCAAGCGTCCGGTGATCAGCGTCGATACCCGCCGCCCGGCGGTCATGCGCGCCGCACTCGATGCCGGCGCGGATATCGTCAACGATGTCACCGGTCTGAAGGATCCCGAGAGCCGCCGCATCGTCGCCGAGGCCGGCGTGCCGGCGATGCTGATGCATATGCGCGGCGAACCGCAATCGATGCAGACCGAGGCGGTCTACGACTTCTCGCCGCTGGAGATGGTGGAAGAACTTGAGCGGCGGGTCCTCGATGCAGAGCGGGACGGCATCGCGCGGGGGCGGATCATCGCCGATCCGGGCGTCGGATTCGCCAAGAACGTGACCCACAATCTCGAGGTGCTGGCCCGGCTCGGCCTGCTGCATTCCCTCGGCTGTCCGATTCTGCTCGGGGTCTCTCGCAAGCGCTTCATCGGCGCGCTCAGCCGCGATGAGCCCGCGAAACAGCGGGTTCCGGGCTCTCTCGCCGCGGCGCTCGCCGGTGTCGAGAAGGGCGTCCAGATGGTTCGCGTGCATGACGTCGCCGAGACCGTGCAGGCACTAAAAATATGGGCGGGTATCGCCGGAGAGCGGTAGACTGCGCCCGGTTACGCAATCGTTACGTAAGTTCGGCATTTCATGACCAGAGACCTTTTCGGAACCGACGGCATCAGGGGCACGGCCAACAGCGAGCCGATGACCGCCGAGACAGCGCTCCGCGTCGCGATGGCCGCGGGCCGCCACTTCGTGCACAGCAACGGCGCGCCGAAGACCGGGCACCGGCCGCTGGCGGTGATCGGCAAGGACACGCGGCTCTCCGGCTACATGCTGGAGCCGGCGATGGTGGCCGGGTTCACCTCGATCGGGATGGATGTGGTGCTGCTCGGCCCGCTGCCGACCCCGGCGGTGGCGAGCCTGACCCGCTCGCTTCGCGCCGATCTCGGCGTCATGCTCTCGGCTTCGCACAATCCCTACCAGGATAACGGCATCAAGCTCTTCGGACCTGACGGCTTCAAGCTATCCGACGAGGTCGAGCAGGAGATCGAGGACCGGATCGACCGTCTCGATGCCGGCGACCGGGCGCCGGCCGACCGGCTGGGGCGCGCCCGCCGGCTGGACGACGCGCAGGGCCGCTATATCGAGATCGCCAAGAACACATTTCCAAAAGGATTGCGCCTCGACGGGTTGAAGCTCGTGGTCGACTGCGCCAACGGGGCGGCCTACCGGGTCGCGCCGCGGGTGCTTTTCGAGCTTGGGGCCGAGGTGGTCGAGATCGGCGTGCAGCCGAACGGGACCAACATCAATGCGGGCTGCGGTGCGACCGCTCCGCAGGCCATGTGCAATGCCGTGGTCGAAAGCGGCGCTCATCTCGGGATTGCGCTGGATGGCGACGCCGACCGGCTGATCATGGCGGACGAGCGCGGAAGGATCATCGACGGCGACCAGATCATGGGGCTGATCGCCACATCCTGGGCCGAGGCGGGCCTGCTGAAAGGCGGGGCGCTGGTCACCACGGTGATGAGCAATCTCGGTCTGGAAAAATATCTTGCCGGGATCGGGGTCGGGATGCACCGGACCAAGGTGGGCGACCGCTACGTGCTGGAGCAGATGCGCGCCGAGGGCTTCAATCTCGGCGGCGAGCAATCCGGCCACATGATCATGAGCGACCATGCGACGACCGGCGACGGGCTGATCGCGGCGCTGCAGGTGCTGGCGGTGCTGATCTCCTCCGGCAAGCCGATGAGCGAGGTCGCCTCGATCTTCACGCCTCTGCCGCAATTGCTGAAGAACGTGCGCTACAAGGGCGAACCGCCGCTCGGTGCGGAGGCCGTGAAAGCGGCGATCGCCGACGGCGAGGCGCGGCTTGCCGAGAGCGGACGGGTGCTGATCCGGAAGTCCGGCACCGAGCCGCTGATCAGGGTGATGGCCGAAGGCGAGGACAAGAAGCTCGTCGAGGCCGTGGTGAACGATATCGCACGGGAGATCGAACGTGCCGCAGGATGATGCGACGGCGACGGAGGGCCTGCACGGGATGCGCGGCCGGGTGCTGATCTGCGCCGGCTCGGATTCCGGCGGCGGCGCCGGCATTCAGGCGGACATCAAGGCGGTGACGTGCCTCGGCGGCTTCGCCATGACCGCGATCACCGCACTGACCGCGCAGAATACCGAGGGCGTGCACGACGTGCATGAGATCCACGAGGAGTTCATCGCCAAGCAGATGGAAGTCGTGCTGAAGGATCTCGGCGCGGACTGCATCAAGACTGGCATGCTGCACTCGATTCCGGTGATCGAGACCGTGCGCAAGGCGCTGGAGGATTTCGCTCCGCATGTGCCTCTGGTGGTCGACCCGGTCATGGTCGCCAAGGGCGGCCATCCGCTGCTCGAATCCCAGGCGCTGGAGGCGATGAAGCGCAAGATGGTGGCACGCGCGACCATCTTGACACCGAACATCCCGGAAGCCGCCCTCCTGACCGCGAGCGAAATCAAGTCCCGCGACGACATGCTGCGCGCCGGCGAGACCCTGCTGAGGCTCGGCCCGAAGCATGTGCTGATGAAGGGCGGGCACATGGAAGGCGACGAGCTGATCGATATCCTGATCTCGGCCGACAGCGAGCCGGTGGAGTTCCGCGGCGAACGGATCGACACCGCCCACACCCACGGCACCGGCTGTACCACGGCCTCCGCCGTCGCCGCCGGTCTGGCACAGGGACTCGGCGTCGAGGAGGCCGTCGCGCGGGCGCGCGACTATGTCCGCAAGGCGATTCTGACCGCGCCGGGCTTCGGCCACGGGCACGGCCCGCTCAATCATGCGCACACCCTGAAGGCGGACGTCTGACCGCTTGAGTTCCGACCGGGCCGCGCTTAGATTCACCGCACAGGCACGGCCCGCGCCTCCCCCCTCCGACGGGAAAGCATCCGACATGTTGGGCGCGTTCTTCATCGGACCCACTGTTCGGGCATGCGCATAAGGAGGGATTGCGATTTCGTCCGCATCAGGAGGTTCCGCAATGAAACTCTCAGCACCCTTGTTCCGTCTGAAACGTCAGGCTCGCCTGCTCTCCCGCGAAGAAGGCATCCCGCTCAACAAGGCGCTCGACCGCATTGCCGCTGGCGAAGGCTTCCGGAGCTGGAGCCAGCTCGCGGCCAAGGTCGCGCGCGACCATCGGCCGGGCGCCGGCCTGTTCGCGCAACTCGAGCCGGGGGATCTGGTCCTGCTCGGCGCGCGGCCGGGGCAGGGCAAGACCCTGCTCGGCCTCGAACTGCTGCTCGAAGCCGCCAAAGCCGGGAGGAAGGGCACGTTCTTCACCCTCGACTATCACGCGGAGGATGTGGCGCAGAGGCTCCGTTCCATGGGGGGCGAACCGGAGGCGGCAGGGCGGGATTTCGCGCTCGATACGTCTGACGGGATCTGCGCCGATCATATCGTCGGCCGGATGCGCGGCGCGCCGCGCGGGACGCTGTCCGTGATCGACTATCTGCAGCTTCTGGACCAACGCCGCGACAGGCCCGCGCTTGCGGAGCAGCTCCGCGCTCTGAAGGCCTTCACGGTCGCGTCGGGCCAGATCGCCGTGCTGATCTCGCAGATCGACCGGACGTTCGATGCGCGCGGCAGCGGTCTGCCCGGGCTTGCCGATGTCCGGCTGCCGAATCCGGTGGACCTCACGCTTTTCACCAAATGCTGCTTCCTGCATGAGGGCGAGATCAGCCTTGAGGAGGTTCGGGCCGCCTAGTCGAGCACGAAGTCCCGGTTCACGAGGCTGTAGCTGTGATGGCCGAGGATGCCTTCCTCGGTCATCCGCTCGATCTCGCTACGGAGAGTCTTGATTCGCTCCGGATATTTGTCCGCGCCGATCTCCAGGAGAGCGTTCAGCGGATCGTCCGCGCGGACCGCCGGCTGGATGACCGTGTTCTTGGCGCGGCCCTGATGACGGATATCGGCGATTACGATGCAGACACTGTCCTCCGCCCCGTCGAGATCGTACTCCCCGGCATAGCTGAAAAATTTCTGCCGCTGCTGCTCGACCGCGAAGGCGACCTGGTTCGCCCGGTTGTCCTCGCTGTTCTCCGCCCAGTGCACGAACTTCGCTGCGACCTTGGCCTCCTGCTCACCGACGGCGTCCGGGTCCGGATTGAGATAGTCCATAAGGCCCTGGCTGCTGTTTGAATCTTCCAGAATGGTGATACCGTCCGCCGTCTTCTGCGCAACGTGTCCACCAGACAGCGTCAGGTCCGGGAAATAGAACCGTGCTTCGGGCAGGAGCAGGAAACGACGTAGCTGGAGGATGAAGTTCTCGCCGGCCACATGTGCCGCCTCCTGGTAGAAGCCGAAGGTGAAGGCCGCGCGATCATAGGTGTTGAGGCAGTGGAAGCTGCCTTTGCTTTCGCACATCGCCGTCGGCGTTATCACGTCGGCCCAGAAGCCGAACTGCTCGTGATAGTTCTCCGGCGCATAGAGGTCCGTTCCCGGCGTGGTGTTCATCAGGCCGCGCCGTTGCCCATAGCTGACGTCGCTGCCGACATAGAACTCGGCTCCGTCGTTCAGCCGAGCGTAGTGGCGCTGCCCGTCGATGCGCAGCGCAACCTCGGCCGGAGCGTCAATCCGTTGCTGCTCGCCGGCGACGCGCGTGGTCTTCGAGACCCGTTCGGTCGGGCTGTTCGCGAAAGGCATGACCAGCAGGTCGCGGCCGGCATATTCGGCCTTTACCGGTACCTCGAGCAGCGGACCCTTTTCGATGGCCCGCATCACCCGGACGCCGTCGACCCGAACCTCCCAGTTGATTTTCGCGAGATCGGCCGGCGTGGGGTTCGGCTGGTTGAAGGCAGTGGCCTCGTAACGTGCAACAGAGCCGGTATCAGCGGTGGCGGGGCCGTCGACGGCTGTGACGAGCAGCATGGCGGTCTCCACTGGATGAATTTTCGGGGGAATAGATGGCTGTATAATGCTACTTTATGACGAAAAAATCCAGTCCCCGATTGTCCTGATTTGGTCGTCAAACCGATACTTGGTGTCGCACGCGGGCATGGAAAGATGACGCTTGGCACGTAAATGATGTGACGAGAACCGGATCTCGGGCGTTATTCGCAGGGAGGCGATATGGCCGAAGAAGACGATATCGTTCTGTCGGAACTGGACGATGAAGAGCTCGTGCAGCAGATGCATGACGATCTCTATGACGGCCTGAAGGATGAGGTCGAGGAGGGGGTCAACATCCTGCTCGAGCGCGGCTGGACGCCCTACAAGGTCCTGACCGAGGCGCTGGTCGAAGGTATGCGGATCGTGGGCATCGACTTCCGCGACGGTATTCTCTTCGTGCCCGAAGTTCTGATGGCCGCCAACTCGATGAAGGCCGGCATGACGATCCTCCGCCCGCTGCTTGCCGAGACCGGCGCGCCGCGCATGGGCAAGATGGTGATCGGCACGGTGAAGGGCGATATCCACGATATCGGCAAGAACCTCGTCTCCATGATGATGGAAGGCGCCGGCTTCGAGGTGATCGATATCGGGATCAACAACCCGGTGGAGAACTATCTGGCCGCGATCGAGGAGCACAAGCCGGACATCCTCGGCATGTCGGCGTTGCTCACCACCACGATGCCCTACATGAAGGTCGTGATCGACACCATGAAGGAAAAGGGTATTCGCGACGATTACATCGTGCTCGTCGGCGGAGCGCCGCTGAACGAGGCCTTCGCGGAGAGCGTTGGTGCCGATGCCTATTGCCGCGACGCTGCCGTCGCCGTGGAGACCGCGAAGAACCTGATCGCCGAGCGCGAGAGGTCCAACTCGGCCGCCATGGGCGTCAGCTGAGCGGGGCGGCGATGGCCGCCCCTGCATCGGAACGCACGCCGCGGGCCCTCGTCGTGGCCTGCGGTGCTCTCGGACGCGAGCTGGTCGCCCTGAAAGAATCGACCGGCTGGGACACGCTCGACATCACCTGCCTGCCCGCCATCTGGCACAATCACCCGGAAAAGATCGCGCCCGGCCTCCGGCGGAAACTGAGGGCGGCGTCCGGCTATGACCGGGTGTTCGTCGCCTATGGCGATTGCGGGACCGGCGGCGAGGTGGATGCGGTGATCGAGGAGTTCGGCGTCGAACGGATCGCCGGCCCGCACTGCTACCAGTTTTTCATGGGGACCGAGGCTTTCACAGAGATGACGGAT includes these proteins:
- a CDS encoding corrinoid protein, with the protein product MAEEDDIVLSELDDEELVQQMHDDLYDGLKDEVEEGVNILLERGWTPYKVLTEALVEGMRIVGIDFRDGILFVPEVLMAANSMKAGMTILRPLLAETGAPRMGKMVIGTVKGDIHDIGKNLVSMMMEGAGFEVIDIGINNPVENYLAAIEEHKPDILGMSALLTTTMPYMKVVIDTMKEKGIRDDYIVLVGGAPLNEAFAESVGADAYCRDAAVAVETAKNLIAERERSNSAAMGVS
- a CDS encoding DUF1638 domain-containing protein is translated as MAAPASERTPRALVVACGALGRELVALKESTGWDTLDITCLPAIWHNHPEKIAPGLRRKLRAASGYDRVFVAYGDCGTGGEVDAVIEEFGVERIAGPHCYQFFMGTEAFTEMTDADPARFFLTDYLVRHFDRLIVKGLGLDRFPELREMYFGNYSALVYIAQTEDARLKAKAEQAAERLGLAFEYRYCGYGELQDFIEDARNGY